One window of Equus caballus isolate H_3958 breed thoroughbred unplaced genomic scaffold, TB-T2T haplotype2-0000451, whole genome shotgun sequence genomic DNA carries:
- the LOC138922133 gene encoding ATP-binding cassette sub-family D member 2-like isoform X1, whose protein sequence is MTHMLNAAADLMKWTRSSAAKRAACLVAAAYALKTLYPIISRRLKQSGHRKRKEAAYPTAENREILHCTETTCKNSSPGVNADFFKQLLELRKILFPKLVTTETGWLCLHSVALISRTFLSIYVAGLDGQIVKSIVEKKPRAFIIILIKWLMIAIPAASVNSAIRYLECKLAFIIKLLKWLMIAIPAASVNSAIRYLECKLAFIIKLLKWLMIAIPAASVNSAIRYLECKLAFIIKLLKWLMIAIPAASVNSAIRYLECKLAFIIKLLKWLMIAIPAASVNSAIRYLECKLAFIIKLLKWLMIAIPAASVNSAIRHLECKLALAFRTRLVDHACETYFTNQTYYKVINMDGRLANPDQSLTEDIMMFSQSVAHLYSNLTKPILDVILTSYTLIQTATSRGASPIGPTLLAGLVVYATATVLKACSPKFGKLVAEEAHRKGCLQYVHSRIIAKVEEIAFYRGHKVEMKQLQKSYKALADQMNLILSKRLWCIMIEQFLMKYVWSSSGLIMVAVPIITATGFADGDH, encoded by the exons ATGACACATATGCTAAATGCAGCAGCTGATCTAATGAAATGGACCAGATCTAGCGCTGCTAAAAGGGCTGCCTGCCTGGTGGCTGCGGCATATGCTCTGAAAACCCTCTATCCCATCATTAGCAGGCGTTTAAAGCAATCtggccacaggaagagaaaagaagcagcttacccgactgcagagaacagagaaatactgCATTGCACCGAGACCACTTGTAAAAATTCTTCGCCTGGAGTGAATGCAGATTTTTTCAAACAGCTACTAGAACTTCggaaaattctctttccaaaacttGTGACCACTGAAACAGGGTGGCTCTGCCTCCACTCGGTGGCTCTGATCTCGAGAACATTTCTGTCTATCTATGTGGCTGGTCTGGATGGACAAATCGTGAAAAGCATTGTGGAAAAGAAGCCTCGGGCTTTCATCATCATATTaatcaagtggcttatgattgccatccctgctgcctctgtgaacagtgcgataaggtacctggagtgcaaactggctttcatcatcaaattactcaagtggcttatgattgccatccctgctgcctctgtgaacagtgcgataaggtacctggagtgcaaactggctttcatcatcaaattactcaagtggcttatgattgccatccctgctgcctctgtgaacagtgcgataaggtacctggagtgcaaactggctttcatcatcaaattactcaagtggcttatgattgccatccctgctgcctctgtgaacagtgcgataaggtacctggagtgcaaactggctttcatcatcaaattactcaagtggcttatgattgccatccctgctgcctctgtgaacagtgcgataaggtacctggagtgcaaactggctttcatcatcaaattactcaagtggcttatgattgccatccctgctgcctctgtgaacagtgcgataaggcacctggagtgcaaactggctttggcCTTCAGAACTCGCCTAGTAGACCATGCCTGTGAAACCTATTTTACAAATCAGACTTATTATAAGGTGATCAATATGGATGGGAGGCTGGCAAACCCTGACCAGTCTCTTACTGAGGATATTATGatgttctcccaatctgtggctcacTTGTATTCTAATCTGACCAAACCTATTTTAGATGTAATCCTGACCTCCTATACGCTCATCCAGACTGCTACATCCAGAGGAGCTAGCCCAATTGGGCCCACCCTATTAGCAGGGCTTGTGGTATATGCCACTGCTACAGTGTTGAAAGCCTGCTctcccaaatttggtaaattggTGGCTGAAGAAGCTCATAGAAAAGGCTGTTTGCAGTATGTGCACTCCAGAATTATAGCCAAGGTTGAAGAAATTGCCTTTTACAGAGGACATAAG gtggaaatgaagcaactccagaaaagttacaaagcttTAGCCGATCAGATGAACCTCATTTTATCCAAACGTTTGTGGTGCATCATGATAGAGCAGTTCTTGATGAAGTATGTTTGGAGCAGCAGTGGACTGATTATGGTGGCTGTACCTATTATCACTGCAACTGGCTTTGCAGATGGTG